A genomic region of Bactrocera dorsalis isolate Fly_Bdor chromosome 3, ASM2337382v1, whole genome shotgun sequence contains the following coding sequences:
- the LOC125777680 gene encoding uncharacterized protein LOC125777680, with protein MKKLPVALLASTLLLWQTTALAGRLVKRSYSDQSVHGYQTERTCWWNEVCKEEFQNLFRCKCPQFSYCRSPGRYYNAYCSMTDTGYIWTQPTWDWVP; from the exons ATGAAAAAG CTACCCGTGGCTTTGTTGGCCAGCACTTTGCTGCTGTGGCAGACGACAGCGCTGGCGGGACGCCTTGTGAAGCGCAGCTACTCCGATCAAAGCGTGCACGGCTACCAGACGGAG CGCACATGCTGGTGGAACGAGGTGTGCAAGGAGGAATTTCAGAATCTCTTCCGCTGCAAGTGTCCACAATTCTCATACTGCCG CTCACCAGGACGCTACTACAATGCGTATTGTTCAATGACCGACACGGGCTACATATGGACGCAGCCAACATGGGACTGGGTGCCTTGA